In Oryza glaberrima chromosome 8, OglaRS2, whole genome shotgun sequence, the following are encoded in one genomic region:
- the LOC127782634 gene encoding uncharacterized protein LOC127782634 isoform X1 produces the protein MHHRLLLRRGAMPVPPPLPPRTPPPGVARPFASLPPPPPLQSRREVHVWYVCPDELNDHSHLDMYMELLSPSERKNALSMNGPRLQKDAMLSRALLRTTLSRYTNSKIDPRSFEFKKNKFGKPEILWRSDDSNMEWPLHFNISHTSSLIACGIAMDAPIGIDVEEKKRKTTKSILSLARRYFTTSEVDSLAKIADSDAQQKEFIKLWTLKEAYVKALGRGFSGAPFNRFSIQLKTNSRIQITKAPKVCNDSDSGDYLSENWRFALTELNSSYYMAVCIEDNSRGSENGSVPLGLKVWKTVPFIEDTLVSGTDAVKLIT, from the exons atgcaccaccgcctcctcctccgccgcggcgcgatGCCCGTCcccccgccgctgcccccgcggacgccgccgccgggggtcGCGCGCCCcttcgcctccctccctcccccgccgcctctCCAGTCACGCAG GGAGGTGCATGTTTGGTATGTTTGCCCTGATGAGCTGAATGATCACTCCCACCTGGATATGTACATGGAACTCCTTTCTCCCTCCGAAAGGAAGAACGCGCTGTCTATGAACGGGCCGAGGCTGCAGAAAGATGCTATGTTGTCGCGTGCATTGCTGCGCACTACCCTCTCAAGAT AtacaaattctaaaattgatccAAGATCATTTGAGTTTAAGAAGAATAAATTTGGTAAGCCTGAG ATATTGTGGCGGTCTGATGATAGCAATATGGAGTGGCCTTTGCATTTCAATATTTCACACACATCTTCTCTGATTGCCTGCGGCATTGCGATGGATGCTCCT ATTGGCATTGatgttgaagaaaagaagagaaagacaACCAAGAGTATTTTATCTCTTGCTCGCCGTTACTTTACCACTTCAGAAGTTGATTCTCTAGCTAAAATTGCTGATTCTGATGCTCAGCAAAAGGAATTCATAAAACTATGGACCCTAAAA GAAGCATATGTTAAGGCTCTTGGAAGGGGGTTTTCAGGTGCTCCTTTTAATAGGTTTTCAATCCAATTGAAAACAAATAGCCGAATTCAGATTACTAAG GCACCAAAAGTGTGTAATGATTCTGATTCTGGTGATTATCTTTCTGAGAACTGGCGGTTTGCACTTACAGAGCTAAACAGTTCTTATTATATGGCGGTTTGTATAGAGGACAACTCAAGAG GTTCTGAAAATGGTTCAGTACCACTAGGATTGAAAGTATGGAAGACCGTTCCATTCATAGAAGATACACTTGTTTCTGGAACAGATGCCGTAAAACTTATTACGTGA
- the LOC127782634 gene encoding uncharacterized protein LOC127782634 isoform X2: MEWPLHFNISHTSSLIACGIAMDAPIGIDVEEKKRKTTKSILSLARRYFTTSEVDSLAKIADSDAQQKEFIKLWTLKEAYVKALGRGFSGAPFNRFSIQLKTNSRIQITKAPKVCNDSDSGDYLSENWRFALTELNSSYYMAVCIEDNSRGSENGSVPLGLKVWKTVPFIEDTLVSGTDAVKLIT; the protein is encoded by the exons ATGGAGTGGCCTTTGCATTTCAATATTTCACACACATCTTCTCTGATTGCCTGCGGCATTGCGATGGATGCTCCT ATTGGCATTGatgttgaagaaaagaagagaaagacaACCAAGAGTATTTTATCTCTTGCTCGCCGTTACTTTACCACTTCAGAAGTTGATTCTCTAGCTAAAATTGCTGATTCTGATGCTCAGCAAAAGGAATTCATAAAACTATGGACCCTAAAA GAAGCATATGTTAAGGCTCTTGGAAGGGGGTTTTCAGGTGCTCCTTTTAATAGGTTTTCAATCCAATTGAAAACAAATAGCCGAATTCAGATTACTAAG GCACCAAAAGTGTGTAATGATTCTGATTCTGGTGATTATCTTTCTGAGAACTGGCGGTTTGCACTTACAGAGCTAAACAGTTCTTATTATATGGCGGTTTGTATAGAGGACAACTCAAGAG GTTCTGAAAATGGTTCAGTACCACTAGGATTGAAAGTATGGAAGACCGTTCCATTCATAGAAGATACACTTGTTTCTGGAACAGATGCCGTAAAACTTATTACGTGA